The stretch of DNA CTCACCCATGGGAACGGCCCCGGCATCCGGCCCCGCCGCCAGCACGGTGCCGACGATCTCGTGCCCCAGCACATGCGGCAGCTTCATCGCCCGGGACATATCGAGCTTCTGACCCTGCCCGAGATCGAAGTGACCATCGATCAGATGGAGATCGCTATGGCAAACGCCGCAGGCCGAGATCCGCAGCAGTACCTCCGTTCCGGAAAGCTCAGGCAACGGCTCGTCCACGGCCTCCACCGGCCGACCGAATTCGACAAGCTTGTAACGATGCATGGCCTCTGCGCTCACGAGCTTCCCTCCGTTTCCAGCATTTCAAGCGAAGTGGACGCCGGTTCGCGTGAAGAAACGCGATCAGCCTCCCGGCAGTCTTAGCGTCTTATCGGCTGAGGGCGCGAAAGAAAAGGCTGCACCCTCACTGCTGCGCACCCCTTGGATATTCAAGCTGCATGGCGACGAAATCGGCGGTCCGCGATCCGTATCGAGCCTCGATCGTCTCGAGCGTGCGCCGCAACACCTCTGCAGGCGGCTGGTCTTCCATGTCCGGCGCGCGCTCCCGTTGAGGCCAGCGCATGGCGACCTGATCAGGAAGAATGCGAAGGCCGTTGCGGGACGTAACGGCCCCCTCGTTGCCGGCGAACGTCGCCGCCTGTGAACGATAGGTGCGCGACCACGCATCCGCGGCAAGCGCCAGGGATACCTCGTCGATGCCGGGCACGAGCGGAAGGCCAAGCTGCTCATGCGACCAGAATGCCACCAGATTGGTGATCGCCGTCAAGGCGAAGGCACGGGTGAAAGTGAATGCGCGGCTGTCATGGCGCGCATCCCATTCCGCAAGCCCAAGCTCTTGACCGACCTGCCGCGCCTTGTCCGCACCGGCGATCGCCTCGATCAGCGTGAGCATCATGGGCATCGACGCGGTGATCCCGGTCGTCGTGGCAATGCGCCCATCCACCACGAAGCGCCGATCGGCGACATATCGAATGGTGGGATGTTTCTCGAGCAGCTCTTCCAGATAATACCAGTGGGTTGTCGCCCGCTTGCCATCGAGAAGCCCGGCGGCGGCAACCACCTTGGCTCCGGCGCACACGCCGATGATCATGGCACCCTTCTGCGCCTGATCCTTGAGCCATTGCATGACCAGGGGGTGATCATCACGGCTCATTGCGGGCACGATGACGTAATCGGCGCCATCCGGGTGACGCTTGTCGAACTCGGCGACACTGGCCTCCGCCTCGACCTTGAGCGCCGGGTAAAGGATCACCTGGCCCCGTTCCGTCGCCAGTGCCACCACATCGGCGATGTCGGCGCGCCGGAGAATGCCATAGGGCATGAGATAGTCGGTGGTTTCGGTCGCATCATTGATGCCGATGATCGCGACGAGTGGCCGCTGCCGCTTGGTCGGCTTCAGGGCTGCGATCATTGCGTCAGCCTCGTCCTGCCCGAGCATCGGCATGACGCGCGGAGCCGGCGCGGAGGGCAGCGACAATATCCACGCGAAACACGCGGCCAGAAGCAGGGCGGCGACCACCAAAGCCGCTCCTATCGCGCTTTTCCCTGTCCAGGTCATGTCCTCAGCGGCACCTCTCCAACAGGTCCCCGTCACCGGCACTGGCTGTGCCCCAACGGCCCGGCTACCCAGCATCATGCATTTGGACTATAGACCCGGTTCATTGGACCGCGTCTATTCGCTGACGACATCTCTTCCGAGCTCGGCGAAACATCGGCTGCAATCGAGGGCTCAATGCATAGTTTCTCCGTGTCCGCCTTTTCAGGCTTTCCCATGGTCGGGCGCGGCGATGATCTTGCCGAGATCATTATCGCCGCGG from Rhodoligotrophos sp. CJ14 encodes:
- a CDS encoding DJ-1/PfpI family protein encodes the protein MTWTGKSAIGAALVVAALLLAACFAWILSLPSAPAPRVMPMLGQDEADAMIAALKPTKRQRPLVAIIGINDATETTDYLMPYGILRRADIADVVALATERGQVILYPALKVEAEASVAEFDKRHPDGADYVIVPAMSRDDHPLVMQWLKDQAQKGAMIIGVCAGAKVVAAAGLLDGKRATTHWYYLEELLEKHPTIRYVADRRFVVDGRIATTTGITASMPMMLTLIEAIAGADKARQVGQELGLAEWDARHDSRAFTFTRAFALTAITNLVAFWSHEQLGLPLVPGIDEVSLALAADAWSRTYRSQAATFAGNEGAVTSRNGLRILPDQVAMRWPQRERAPDMEDQPPAEVLRRTLETIEARYGSRTADFVAMQLEYPRGAQQ